A region of Salinibacter sp. 10B DNA encodes the following proteins:
- a CDS encoding GatB/YqeY domain-containing protein, translating to MSDDNSLLDRLNEDLKAAMRNKDKVRLRTLRSLRAALKNKEIDQRQDGAETLLGEQDQLAVLRKQVNQRKDSIEQYEEAGRDDLVTKEQEELAVLEEYMPDQLSDEALEEKLQSIIDDVGAESMADMGAVMGRAMDALRGKVDGGRVQRMVKQLLG from the coding sequence ATGTCTGACGACAATTCTCTCCTCGACCGGCTCAATGAGGACCTCAAGGCGGCCATGCGCAACAAAGACAAGGTGCGCCTGCGTACTCTTCGCTCCCTCCGGGCTGCCCTTAAGAACAAAGAAATCGACCAGCGCCAGGACGGGGCAGAAACGCTCCTGGGCGAACAAGACCAACTGGCCGTTCTCCGAAAGCAGGTCAACCAGCGGAAGGACTCGATTGAGCAGTATGAGGAGGCCGGACGGGACGACCTGGTGACGAAAGAGCAGGAGGAACTGGCCGTGCTGGAGGAGTACATGCCCGATCAGCTTTCGGACGAGGCGTTGGAAGAGAAGTTACAGTCCATCATCGACGATGTGGGAGCGGAGTCCATGGCCGACATGGGCGCTGTCATGGGACGAGCGATGGATGCGCTCCGTGGCAAAGTGGATGGCGGGCGGGTCCAGCGTATGGTGAAGCAGCTTCTCGGATAG
- the ptsP gene encoding phosphoenolpyruvate--protein phosphotransferase — protein sequence MSDDVLDSDGAPAAETVVHGIGGAPGIVIGAVHRYHLNAPEVGQTHVDPAEVDTELTLLEEALDRAEQELENVRSIAQDQVGREATALLEAQALMLRDEEVLGEIRRRIEEEHQSAAHALASELREYRRRLEASDDEYLRERADDLEGLETRLLQILQRNRTAATIRPNSIVVTDRLTAADLIRFYRHGMLGCVTTKGGETSHVSIIARALELPAVVGAEGALDAVADRDRVILDGRRGHLIVRPGEETVQMYRRRQSEQQTLLQACTAEARPPTTTADGQTITLRANVEFGETLGGLDQYGAEGIGLMRTEMLFFGEDGMGMNEQRQTEVYRRAAEATGDHGATIRLLDLGGDKLVPFADEEANPFLGWRGIRVLLDREEALLRPQIRALLRANAHGSLRVLLPMVTQLDEVKRVQALLQEEGERLTAQNVEHDADLPVGAMVEVPALALQARQFAQAADFLSIGTNDLTQYVLAVDRGNDRVADRYDALHPAVLYLLRRTVDAGRSTDTPVALCGEVAADLYALPVLLGVGLRCMSMVPRSIPAVRRGISQISLSAAQDLASKAVEAADAPTVRRMAREWCTRHYEEEFRSAIEGE from the coding sequence ATGAGCGATGATGTTTTGGATTCGGATGGGGCCCCAGCCGCTGAAACGGTAGTGCATGGGATTGGGGGAGCTCCTGGAATCGTAATCGGTGCGGTGCACCGATATCACCTTAACGCTCCTGAAGTGGGGCAGACCCACGTCGATCCGGCGGAGGTAGACACCGAACTCACGCTTCTCGAAGAGGCCCTGGACCGTGCAGAACAAGAGCTGGAGAACGTCCGCTCGATTGCTCAGGATCAGGTGGGACGGGAGGCGACGGCGTTGCTGGAGGCCCAGGCCCTGATGCTACGGGACGAGGAGGTACTGGGAGAAATCCGACGTCGCATAGAAGAAGAGCACCAGTCCGCTGCCCACGCTCTTGCGTCGGAGCTTCGAGAGTACCGACGCCGGTTAGAAGCGAGTGATGATGAGTATCTTCGCGAGCGAGCCGACGATCTTGAAGGACTGGAGACGCGCCTTCTTCAGATTCTACAGCGCAATCGAACGGCGGCCACGATCCGGCCGAATTCGATCGTCGTGACAGACCGGCTCACGGCTGCCGATCTCATTCGCTTCTACCGACACGGAATGCTCGGGTGCGTCACCACGAAGGGGGGGGAGACCTCACACGTTTCGATTATCGCGCGGGCTTTGGAGTTGCCGGCCGTCGTCGGAGCCGAGGGGGCTCTCGATGCTGTGGCGGATCGCGACCGCGTGATTCTCGATGGGCGACGCGGACACCTCATCGTTCGGCCGGGCGAGGAGACTGTACAGATGTACCGTCGTCGCCAGTCGGAGCAACAGACGCTCCTGCAGGCCTGCACGGCGGAGGCTCGTCCTCCCACGACAACCGCCGACGGGCAAACGATCACGCTCCGCGCCAATGTGGAGTTTGGGGAGACGTTGGGAGGGCTCGATCAGTACGGGGCAGAAGGCATCGGTCTCATGCGGACCGAGATGCTATTTTTCGGGGAGGACGGAATGGGGATGAATGAGCAGAGGCAGACCGAGGTGTATCGTCGCGCTGCTGAAGCGACAGGCGATCATGGAGCGACCATTCGTCTTCTCGATTTAGGAGGCGACAAGCTGGTGCCCTTTGCAGACGAAGAGGCCAACCCCTTTCTTGGCTGGCGCGGCATTCGCGTGTTGCTCGACCGGGAAGAGGCGCTGCTACGCCCCCAGATTCGGGCTCTGCTCCGGGCCAATGCCCACGGGTCGCTCCGCGTCCTTCTGCCTATGGTAACTCAGCTGGACGAAGTGAAGCGAGTTCAGGCTCTATTGCAAGAGGAAGGAGAGCGGCTTACAGCGCAAAATGTTGAGCATGACGCAGATCTTCCGGTTGGGGCCATGGTGGAAGTGCCTGCCCTCGCGCTTCAGGCACGGCAATTTGCCCAGGCGGCCGACTTTCTGTCGATCGGTACCAACGACCTCACGCAGTACGTTCTGGCTGTTGATCGAGGTAACGACCGCGTAGCGGATCGTTATGATGCGTTGCATCCCGCCGTTCTTTACCTCCTCCGCCGGACCGTGGATGCGGGACGGAGTACCGATACGCCCGTTGCTCTTTGCGGAGAGGTGGCCGCCGACCTGTATGCCCTCCCTGTTCTGCTGGGGGTCGGACTGCGGTGTATGAGTATGGTCCCGCGATCCATCCCGGCCGTGCGGCGGGGCATCTCTCAAATTTCACTTTCCGCGGCTCAGGATCTGGCGAGTAAGGCTGTAGAGGCTGCGGATGCGCCTACCGTGCGCCGGATGGCGCGCGAGTGGTGCACACGGCACTATGAGGAGGAGTTTCGGTCCGCTATCGAGGGCGAATGA
- a CDS encoding redoxin family protein, with product MARTYLVGFVLLSVLGMGWGESVRAQTPLTPGASLPDVTGALQRLNGASVSPQQLTGRNGTVFIFWSTQCPWVDRYKDRVQALVAEYEGQGIRFVLVNANADETINAIRAQGKEWGETVTYVRDPEATFARALGATRTPHAYVFGPARTLIYVGAIDDSPSAPGRVEEPYVRRAVQALVEGRTVERARQKAFGCALRYP from the coding sequence ATGGCCCGCACTTATCTCGTCGGTTTCGTACTTCTCTCTGTTTTGGGGATGGGATGGGGGGAGAGTGTGCGGGCGCAAACGCCGTTGACGCCAGGAGCGTCGCTTCCGGACGTGACAGGGGCACTTCAGCGCCTGAATGGGGCGTCCGTATCACCCCAGCAGTTGACCGGGAGGAACGGAACGGTGTTCATCTTCTGGAGCACGCAGTGTCCCTGGGTGGACCGCTATAAGGACCGAGTCCAGGCCCTGGTGGCCGAGTACGAGGGACAGGGCATTCGATTTGTCCTTGTAAACGCCAACGCGGATGAGACCATAAACGCCATCCGGGCACAGGGGAAAGAATGGGGCGAGACTGTTACGTACGTCCGGGACCCCGAGGCGACGTTTGCGCGGGCACTCGGAGCCACGCGGACGCCTCATGCCTACGTGTTTGGTCCGGCCCGCACCCTCATCTACGTGGGGGCGATTGACGATAGTCCAAGCGCGCCGGGGCGTGTGGAGGAGCCGTACGTGAGGCGAGCCGTGCAGGCGTTGGTGGAGGGGAGGACGGTGGAGCGTGCTCGGCAGAAGGCGTTCGGTTGTGCCCTACGATACCCATAA
- a CDS encoding SMC family ATPase, with protein MVPVRLELQNFLSYGTEAPALHFDEFDVACLSGGNGEGKSALLDAMTWALWGEARKSSGKRKPDDELIRIGTRHMEVTFTFDLEETRYRVTRSFSRSATGKTTSSDLEFQLYAPEQDDYRPLTGATQRETQSRIEDTLGLDYDTFINSAFLLQGRSDEFTDKSPSQRKEILVSILNLSRYENLEEKARDRWRDAKKRQQRIEAEVERLQEAVADVPEWKEQREEVQAKVEAKQETVSELREKEKALTQQLADLEAKARERETAESAIEDLDERIAEQTDALEALEKKIAQADELLEERDDIAAAYERYQALQEERDTLDDKRDLHRGLEKQLEQVESTLQERTNKLERRLDRLTVERKSFRQDLNECETQLAKRSAVEEGVRQAQSARQQVQEWEAVRHRQKRLQARQEEARRALVGTRRQLKGELDALQKQIENEREAVSSLEDLEKRIETLTSKKKKQTRLEDQLEDIEADGKEVGQRIQELEGQLEARREERDEEQAELERFRAAEGPTCPTCGTELTPTHREEVETTLQSSIDALQQAIVEGEEQLETLIERRASLREKYARLREQVQEMEGVEGALATAREQRRALQERAEALEAHRQQALAIQNRLQQRSYGENARRRWQWCAQRRAELHFDPQRFETLQNRAAQMDRYTERLRELNELDGRREELQRKIAQHDEEIETLRTQLEEGTAFEELHERRRTLEQQLADVDFDPDRFQEVRQALKTLSDVPDRRSELKHAENNRAEWEEQRAQAADRVESLREERQKERERLSDLKEALEAKPALDEEVGTIEEELATAEDALNEAQQTLGMLNERLEQAQRDQEALADAKDQLEDCKTDRQLYKHLRTVFGKHGIPSLIIEETLPEIEERANRILDRLTDGRMHIRLETLKEKKSGGTKETLDIIITDEQGVPRPYETFSGGESFRVNFALRVALAQLLADRSGVRVRTLVIDEGFGTQDETGIERLVEAIQAIREDFAKILVITHLQRLKQAFPVRIEVEKDPAIGSTFEVVGR; from the coding sequence ATGGTTCCTGTTCGTCTTGAGCTCCAGAACTTTCTTAGCTACGGCACAGAAGCCCCGGCTCTTCACTTCGATGAGTTTGACGTGGCGTGCTTGTCCGGCGGGAATGGAGAGGGCAAGTCGGCGCTCCTGGATGCGATGACGTGGGCGCTGTGGGGCGAAGCCCGCAAATCGAGCGGGAAGCGGAAGCCCGACGACGAGCTCATCCGCATAGGTACGCGGCATATGGAGGTGACCTTTACCTTCGATCTGGAGGAGACACGATACCGCGTCACGCGCTCGTTTTCACGCTCCGCGACTGGCAAGACCACGTCGTCAGACCTTGAGTTTCAACTTTACGCGCCGGAACAGGACGACTATCGCCCGCTCACCGGGGCTACCCAGCGCGAAACTCAGAGCCGAATTGAGGATACTCTGGGTCTGGACTACGACACCTTTATCAACTCGGCCTTCCTCCTTCAGGGACGCTCCGACGAGTTTACGGATAAGAGCCCGAGTCAGCGCAAGGAAATACTCGTCAGTATTCTCAACCTGAGCCGGTACGAGAACCTCGAAGAGAAGGCCCGGGATCGGTGGCGGGACGCCAAAAAGCGACAGCAGCGCATAGAGGCGGAGGTGGAGCGGTTGCAAGAGGCCGTGGCCGACGTGCCGGAATGGAAAGAGCAACGGGAAGAGGTACAGGCGAAGGTCGAGGCCAAACAAGAAACGGTGTCCGAACTCCGGGAGAAGGAAAAGGCCCTCACTCAGCAACTGGCCGATCTGGAGGCGAAGGCTCGGGAACGGGAGACGGCCGAATCTGCCATTGAAGACCTTGATGAGCGGATTGCCGAACAGACCGATGCGCTGGAGGCCCTTGAAAAAAAGATCGCTCAGGCCGACGAGCTTCTGGAAGAACGCGACGACATTGCGGCGGCCTATGAGCGGTACCAAGCCTTGCAGGAGGAGCGCGATACGCTCGACGATAAGCGCGATCTACACCGGGGATTGGAGAAGCAACTCGAACAGGTCGAGTCTACCCTTCAAGAGCGCACCAACAAACTCGAGCGTCGCCTCGACCGTCTAACCGTGGAGCGAAAGAGCTTCAGGCAAGACCTCAATGAGTGCGAGACCCAGCTTGCGAAGCGGTCGGCGGTTGAAGAGGGGGTACGGCAGGCGCAGTCGGCGCGTCAACAGGTGCAGGAGTGGGAGGCCGTCCGCCATCGCCAGAAGCGCCTTCAGGCGAGACAAGAAGAGGCCCGACGCGCACTCGTCGGGACGCGTCGACAACTCAAGGGAGAGCTCGATGCGCTGCAGAAACAGATCGAAAACGAGCGCGAGGCGGTCTCTTCGCTCGAAGACCTCGAGAAGCGGATTGAGACGCTAACGTCAAAAAAGAAGAAGCAAACCCGGCTCGAAGATCAGCTTGAAGACATTGAGGCAGACGGAAAAGAGGTTGGGCAGCGCATTCAGGAACTGGAAGGACAACTTGAAGCCCGGCGCGAAGAGCGGGACGAGGAACAGGCCGAGCTTGAGCGCTTTCGCGCGGCCGAGGGGCCGACCTGTCCCACGTGCGGCACTGAGCTAACACCAACGCACCGGGAGGAGGTCGAAACGACCCTTCAGTCGAGCATCGACGCGCTTCAACAGGCGATTGTGGAGGGGGAAGAGCAACTGGAGACGTTGATCGAGCGTCGGGCGTCCCTCCGGGAAAAGTATGCTCGTCTTCGGGAACAGGTGCAAGAAATGGAGGGAGTAGAGGGGGCACTGGCGACGGCTCGTGAGCAGCGGCGCGCCCTTCAGGAACGGGCCGAGGCCCTCGAGGCACACCGGCAGCAGGCACTCGCTATTCAAAATCGTTTGCAACAGCGTTCGTACGGAGAAAACGCCCGTCGACGCTGGCAGTGGTGCGCCCAGCGCCGGGCGGAGCTTCACTTCGACCCCCAGAGGTTTGAGACCCTGCAGAACCGGGCGGCCCAAATGGATCGGTATACCGAGCGGTTGCGAGAACTCAACGAGTTGGATGGTCGACGCGAAGAGCTACAGCGCAAGATTGCTCAGCACGACGAAGAAATTGAAACCCTGCGCACGCAACTCGAGGAAGGGACGGCGTTCGAGGAGTTGCACGAGCGACGGCGCACCTTGGAACAGCAGCTTGCTGACGTTGATTTCGATCCGGATCGGTTTCAGGAGGTCCGACAGGCGCTGAAGACGCTGAGTGACGTTCCAGATCGGCGGAGTGAATTGAAGCACGCCGAAAATAACCGAGCCGAATGGGAGGAACAGCGTGCGCAGGCGGCCGATCGCGTCGAGTCGCTGCGGGAGGAACGCCAGAAGGAGCGCGAGCGGCTCTCCGATTTGAAGGAAGCATTGGAGGCAAAGCCGGCTCTCGATGAAGAGGTGGGTACCATTGAGGAGGAGCTTGCCACGGCAGAAGATGCGTTGAATGAGGCGCAACAAACCCTTGGCATGCTCAACGAACGCCTGGAGCAGGCCCAGCGGGATCAGGAGGCTCTTGCGGATGCAAAGGACCAGCTAGAGGACTGTAAGACAGATCGGCAGTTGTACAAGCATCTCCGTACCGTCTTTGGGAAGCACGGCATTCCGTCTCTCATTATTGAGGAGACCCTCCCAGAGATCGAAGAGCGGGCCAATCGAATCCTCGATCGTCTCACGGACGGGCGGATGCACATTCGTCTTGAAACGCTCAAAGAGAAAAAGAGTGGGGGGACGAAGGAAACGCTTGACATCATTATTACCGACGAACAGGGCGTGCCGCGCCCCTACGAGACCTTTTCCGGTGGCGAGAGCTTTCGGGTGAACTTTGCCCTCCGGGTCGCCCTTGCTCAACTCCTGGCGGACCGCAGTGGCGTCCGCGTTCGGACTCTTGTTATTGATGAAGGATTTGGTACACAGGACGAAACGGGAATTGAGCGTCTTGTGGAGGCTATCCAGGCCATTCGCGAGGACTTTGCAAAAATCCTCGTTATTACGCATCTTCAGAGACTCAAGCAAGCATTTCCTGTCCGCATCGAGGTGGAGAAAGATCCGGCGATTGGGTCAACGTTCGAAGTGGTGGGGAGATGA
- a CDS encoding NifU N-terminal domain-containing protein gives MSSIQSERTPNPNSLKFSSSNGRFSEAVVAMTSTDEADQHPLGDPLFAIDGVADVFVTPEFVTISKTETADWNEIQPDVKAVLADFLGSQSSD, from the coding sequence ATGAGCTCCATTCAGTCCGAACGCACCCCAAACCCAAACAGCCTCAAGTTCTCCAGTAGCAACGGTCGGTTCAGCGAGGCCGTCGTCGCGATGACGTCAACGGATGAGGCCGACCAGCACCCACTGGGGGATCCGCTCTTTGCCATTGACGGCGTCGCTGACGTATTCGTGACCCCGGAGTTCGTCACGATTTCCAAAACGGAAACGGCCGACTGGAACGAAATTCAGCCGGACGTGAAAGCAGTCCTAGCGGACTTTCTCGGTTCACAGTCGTCGGACTAG
- a CDS encoding adenylate kinase, translating into MRLIIFGPPGAGKGTQAGLLEQRRGLVQISTGDIIREAMKNETPVGKEAKAYVEKGELVPDTVVRKLAENAIADEGYDDYVLDGYPRTTQQAEWLTEFGEENDTPIDAVLSLEVPDAVIVERLSRRRVHAETGETYHLDHDPPPDSVDPDLIVQRDDDKPETIRNRLSVYREETQPLEDYYADRDALVTVDGQGDIEEVYTRIETALDERVAA; encoded by the coding sequence ATGCGACTTATTATTTTCGGCCCTCCGGGTGCAGGCAAAGGGACCCAGGCGGGGTTATTGGAACAGCGGCGTGGTCTCGTTCAGATCTCGACAGGCGACATCATCCGCGAGGCAATGAAGAACGAGACGCCCGTGGGAAAAGAAGCAAAGGCCTACGTGGAGAAGGGAGAACTCGTGCCTGATACGGTGGTCCGCAAGCTTGCGGAAAATGCGATTGCCGACGAAGGGTATGATGACTACGTGCTCGACGGCTATCCGCGAACGACGCAACAGGCCGAGTGGCTTACGGAGTTTGGAGAGGAAAACGATACTCCGATCGACGCGGTGCTGAGCCTGGAGGTGCCGGATGCTGTGATTGTCGAGCGCCTGAGCCGCCGTCGCGTCCACGCTGAAACGGGCGAGACCTACCATCTCGATCACGATCCACCGCCCGACAGTGTCGATCCGGATCTCATCGTGCAACGCGACGACGATAAGCCCGAGACGATTCGCAACCGGCTTTCGGTGTACCGAGAGGAGACGCAGCCGCTGGAAGACTACTACGCAGACCGCGACGCTCTGGTAACTGTCGATGGGCAGGGCGACATCGAAGAGGTCTACACGCGCATCGAAACGGCGTTGGACGAGCGGGTCGCTGCGTAG
- a CDS encoding MerR family transcriptional regulator, whose protein sequence is MEKLYYSIGEVSDIVGYDPHVLRYWEQEFEELSPRKNRAGRRVYTEDDIEVIERIRYLLKDEKYTIEGARQALREPQSRYELQKQLRELRDFLVDLREEL, encoded by the coding sequence ATGGAGAAGCTCTATTACTCCATTGGTGAAGTGAGTGACATCGTCGGGTACGATCCTCACGTGCTTCGGTATTGGGAGCAGGAGTTTGAAGAACTCAGTCCTCGAAAGAATCGAGCGGGTCGGCGTGTATACACGGAGGATGACATTGAAGTCATTGAGCGAATTCGGTATCTGCTCAAGGACGAAAAGTACACCATTGAGGGGGCTCGGCAGGCACTCCGTGAACCGCAGAGCCGGTACGAATTGCAAAAACAACTTCGAGAACTGCGCGACTTCCTCGTCGATCTACGAGAGGAATTATGA
- a CDS encoding phage holin family protein, producing MESLQDRSSSSEGSPPSEASRRGKMGRIAGHTRGLVEDLRQWIDLRIDLAILEIEEQVDDLRNEVALGVTLAFLGFFAALFVFTTIALGLGWLLGHPFWGFLIVSVLLVLTLTALSKARPELLPPSNLFEQIRGETDEPAEEDRPSREAQATVETDDAAASPDNPSSLS from the coding sequence ATGGAATCGCTCCAGGACCGCTCGTCCTCCTCCGAAGGGAGCCCGCCCTCAGAGGCCTCCCGGCGTGGGAAAATGGGTCGAATCGCGGGGCATACGCGTGGCTTGGTAGAAGACCTGCGCCAGTGGATCGATTTGAGGATCGACCTCGCAATTTTGGAGATAGAAGAGCAAGTCGATGACCTGCGGAACGAGGTGGCCCTTGGGGTCACGCTGGCCTTTCTTGGGTTCTTTGCGGCTCTCTTTGTGTTTACGACAATTGCATTGGGCCTGGGGTGGTTGTTGGGGCATCCATTCTGGGGATTCTTGATCGTGTCGGTCCTTCTTGTTCTCACCCTCACGGCGTTGTCCAAGGCGCGTCCGGAGTTACTGCCCCCGTCCAATCTTTTCGAGCAGATTCGAGGAGAGACGGACGAGCCTGCGGAAGAGGATCGCCCAAGCCGAGAGGCTCAGGCAACCGTGGAGACGGACGACGCAGCAGCTTCGCCTGACAATCCTTCCTCTTTATCGTAG
- a CDS encoding CvpA family protein, producing MELAGLDWFILIVLAGGLVRGFMVGAVRQIASLLGLVLAFFLSVQLMHPVGTLIVSSLGLSASVAPIAGFIAIFVGVQLVFWAVSRLLEQILETLSLNLVNRAAGGALGGFKAALLLSVLFLVLSGLEMPSKKTRKESVLYSPVASALPETLEATSPYLPAAKRASETFGHQIKPRLQPSVQEARGGTDDR from the coding sequence ATGGAACTTGCCGGTCTGGACTGGTTCATTTTGATCGTGCTCGCGGGGGGACTCGTTCGTGGCTTTATGGTGGGAGCCGTGCGCCAGATCGCAAGTCTGCTCGGCCTCGTCCTGGCCTTTTTCTTATCCGTGCAACTCATGCATCCGGTCGGCACGCTCATCGTGTCTAGCCTGGGCCTATCGGCCTCGGTTGCACCCATCGCCGGGTTCATCGCAATCTTCGTTGGGGTCCAGCTGGTCTTTTGGGCAGTGTCGCGGCTTTTAGAACAGATCCTAGAGACGTTGTCGCTGAACCTGGTGAATCGGGCGGCTGGGGGAGCACTCGGGGGATTCAAGGCTGCCCTGTTGCTGAGCGTCCTCTTTCTGGTGCTGTCGGGTCTGGAGATGCCGAGCAAGAAAACCCGAAAAGAATCGGTCCTGTATTCACCGGTCGCGAGTGCTTTGCCCGAGACGTTGGAAGCCACCTCTCCCTATCTGCCGGCAGCGAAGCGTGCATCCGAGACGTTTGGTCACCAGATCAAGCCCAGGTTGCAACCGTCGGTGCAGGAGGCCCGTGGCGGAACGGACGATCGTTAG
- a CDS encoding polyprenyl synthetase family protein, with product MDSFSSTVSPSDHVATLRSQVEKALGSVVANREPAVLYDPVEYVLEGGGKRVRPTLLLLVAEAYGRSPASALPAALAVEVFHNFTLVHDDIMDEAQERRGRPTVHEKWDVGTAILTGDLLMGLSYELLGDVPEVPDDALYEVYHPMVEKLCSGQALDASFEGQAEVSVDAYLDMIDGKTAALLSACFELGAVVGGSAPEHQTQLRTAGRLVGRAFQIQDDLLDLTADGEEWGKAVGGDLVTGKKTYLTLRALERAEGSEYDWFARLIHDGGLPPGDVEEARARMDRLGVFEEARAEVTRYSAQARNHLTVLPSGQARETLGWLIDEMEARSH from the coding sequence ATGGATTCGTTCTCCTCTACGGTGTCGCCGTCCGATCACGTTGCTACGCTCCGATCTCAGGTCGAAAAGGCCCTGGGATCGGTTGTGGCCAACCGGGAGCCGGCCGTGCTTTACGACCCTGTAGAGTACGTTCTGGAAGGAGGCGGAAAGCGAGTGCGACCTACGCTGCTCCTGCTTGTAGCAGAGGCGTACGGCCGATCGCCTGCTTCGGCCTTGCCGGCGGCCCTTGCAGTGGAGGTCTTTCACAACTTCACGCTCGTTCACGATGACATCATGGACGAGGCGCAGGAGCGTCGTGGACGGCCCACGGTGCATGAGAAGTGGGACGTGGGTACGGCCATCCTTACGGGGGATCTGCTGATGGGGCTTTCGTACGAGCTCTTGGGGGACGTACCGGAGGTGCCGGACGATGCTCTGTATGAGGTGTATCATCCGATGGTGGAGAAGCTCTGTTCGGGGCAGGCGCTTGATGCCTCCTTCGAAGGGCAGGCAGAGGTGTCTGTTGATGCCTACCTCGACATGATCGACGGGAAGACTGCTGCCTTGCTGTCGGCTTGTTTCGAGCTTGGGGCGGTCGTCGGGGGGAGTGCCCCGGAGCACCAGACCCAACTTCGCACCGCTGGACGGCTGGTGGGGCGGGCATTCCAGATTCAGGACGACCTCCTTGACCTCACTGCTGATGGGGAGGAGTGGGGCAAAGCAGTCGGGGGCGATCTCGTCACTGGAAAAAAGACATACCTCACGCTCCGTGCGCTCGAACGAGCGGAGGGATCGGAGTACGACTGGTTTGCTCGTCTCATTCACGATGGAGGACTTCCGCCGGGAGACGTAGAAGAGGCCCGAGCGCGAATGGATCGCCTTGGAGTCTTTGAAGAGGCCCGGGCTGAGGTAACGCGCTATAGTGCGCAGGCGCGGAATCATCTTACCGTTCTTCCCTCCGGGCAGGCCCGGGAGACGCTGGGCTGGTTGATTGATGAGATGGAAGCCCGCAGCCACTAG
- a CDS encoding HPr family phosphocarrier protein, with product MIEREVTVRNRAGIHTRPASMLVRTASKFDSEVFLRRDNYEINGKSVIGVMTLAAEQGASLTLVVEGEDEEAAADAIAELFEDGFGEEM from the coding sequence ATGATTGAACGCGAGGTGACCGTTCGGAATCGGGCTGGGATTCACACCCGGCCCGCATCCATGCTTGTGCGCACGGCCTCGAAATTTGACTCGGAGGTCTTCCTGCGGCGCGACAATTACGAGATTAATGGCAAGAGCGTCATCGGGGTCATGACCCTCGCGGCCGAGCAGGGGGCGTCGCTCACGCTCGTGGTGGAGGGGGAGGATGAAGAGGCGGCGGCCGATGCCATTGCCGAGTTGTTTGAAGACGGGTTTGGAGAAGAGATGTAG